In a genomic window of Chloroflexota bacterium:
- a CDS encoding isoprenyl transferase encodes MGKGSLDQCDQSVAGRSVSDGIPHHVAIIMDGNGRWAQQRGLPRVAGHQAGVETVRRVVRACAEIGIRVLTLYTFSTENWRRPEAEVAFLMGLCERYAQREVAELRRNGVRLNVIGRRTGLPPSVLAALDQAMEETRDGDRLLLNLALNYGGRAEIVDATRAVMVACQRGELDPDALNEVSFHRYLYTAGLPDPDLVIRTAGEMRLSNFLIWQVVGAVFWTTPIFWPDFDKEHLLQAIRDYQEIRRETL; translated from the coding sequence TTGGGCAAGGGTAGCCTCGATCAATGCGATCAATCGGTCGCTGGGCGCAGCGTCTCAGATGGCATACCTCACCATGTCGCGATCATTATGGATGGCAACGGACGCTGGGCTCAGCAACGTGGTCTGCCGCGCGTCGCCGGTCACCAGGCTGGAGTCGAGACTGTGCGACGGGTAGTGCGCGCTTGTGCGGAAATTGGAATCCGTGTGCTTACGCTCTACACCTTTTCTACCGAGAACTGGCGCCGCCCAGAAGCGGAGGTAGCCTTTCTGATGGGGTTATGCGAGCGGTATGCCCAACGTGAAGTGGCTGAATTGCGCCGCAATGGGGTGCGGCTGAACGTGATCGGCAGACGCACGGGCTTGCCCCCTTCGGTGCTCGCTGCGCTGGATCAGGCAATGGAGGAGACTCGTGATGGTGACAGGTTGCTCCTCAACCTGGCCCTCAACTATGGCGGTCGGGCCGAAATTGTGGACGCCACCCGAGCCGTGATGGTGGCCTGTCAGCGCGGCGAACTCGATCCAGACGCTCTGAATGAGGTCTCTTTCCACCGCTATCTGTACACTGCTGGCCTACCGGATCCCGACCTGGTCATTCGCACGGCCGGAGAGATGCGTCTGAGCAATTTTCTAATCTGGCAGGTGGTTGGCGCAGTCTTTTGGACTACCCCTATATTTTGGCCGGATTTTGATAAGGAACACTTGTTGCAAGCAATCAGGGATTATCAAGAGATAAGGCGGGAAACGCTGTGA
- a CDS encoding radical SAM protein, translating into MDIVEIGSKLLASRASNPLFAVGERLLYNDAVREPVVRFIDQRLRANVDRNEHLPVGQREIARQRKLMGLALFHAVAKALRQSTISPQVAHGLLNVFLRTLMLGSGKQPAYERFKDKFGCNPPWFVTVSPGKACNLNCVGCYANSGPSPAKLPWPIFDRIIEEAKELWGCRFIVISGGEPLAYRSDGKGVLDAVEKHSDCMFLMYTNGTLIDKEMAARMARAGTLTPAISVEGLRERTDERRGAGVFDRILEAMANLREAGVPFGISITATRFNCEEILSDEFLDFFFGEQGALYAFIFHYMPIGRRYTLDLMPTPGQRIELWRRTWEVIEKRQIVLIDFWNEGPLVQGCISAGREGGYIYIDWNGKVMPCVFAPYSVANIHDVYANGGTLNDLWEAPFFQAIRQWQYDYGYGREEPLREGNWLRTCPIRDHYRMYRELIERYGPEPEDEAAQEALEDEEYYKGLVAYGVDFGEFSQEIWEKEYLGQG; encoded by the coding sequence ATGGACATAGTGGAGATTGGGAGCAAATTGTTGGCCAGCCGGGCCAGTAATCCGCTTTTCGCAGTTGGGGAGCGATTGCTTTACAACGATGCTGTGCGCGAGCCGGTGGTACGATTCATAGACCAGCGGCTACGGGCCAACGTAGATAGAAACGAGCATCTTCCTGTTGGCCAACGCGAGATCGCACGACAGCGTAAGCTGATGGGCCTGGCACTCTTCCATGCAGTGGCAAAAGCGCTGAGACAAAGTACCATTTCCCCCCAAGTAGCCCATGGGCTCTTGAATGTGTTCCTGCGAACGCTGATGCTCGGATCGGGAAAGCAACCTGCCTACGAGCGTTTCAAGGATAAGTTCGGTTGCAATCCCCCTTGGTTCGTGACGGTGAGCCCGGGCAAGGCGTGCAATCTGAACTGCGTGGGCTGTTATGCCAATTCCGGCCCCAGCCCAGCCAAATTGCCCTGGCCTATCTTTGACCGCATCATAGAGGAGGCCAAGGAACTGTGGGGTTGTCGCTTCATCGTCATCTCTGGGGGTGAGCCTCTGGCCTACCGGTCCGACGGCAAGGGAGTCTTGGACGCGGTGGAGAAACATTCCGATTGCATGTTCCTGATGTACACCAACGGCACGCTGATTGACAAAGAGATGGCAGCGCGAATGGCGCGGGCGGGCACCCTCACCCCAGCCATCTCTGTGGAGGGTCTCCGGGAGCGCACCGACGAGCGCCGTGGAGCAGGGGTCTTCGACCGCATCCTGGAGGCCATGGCCAACTTGCGCGAGGCTGGGGTGCCCTTCGGCATCTCCATCACTGCCACCCGCTTCAACTGCGAGGAAATCCTCTCCGATGAGTTCTTAGATTTCTTTTTCGGGGAACAAGGGGCGCTCTACGCCTTCATTTTCCACTATATGCCCATTGGTCGCCGTTACACCTTGGACCTCATGCCCACCCCTGGGCAGCGGATCGAATTGTGGCGGCGCACCTGGGAGGTCATTGAGAAGCGGCAGATCGTCCTGATTGATTTTTGGAATGAGGGTCCGCTGGTCCAAGGCTGCATCTCCGCCGGCAGAGAAGGGGGCTACATCTACATTGACTGGAACGGCAAAGTCATGCCTTGTGTGTTCGCACCCTATTCTGTGGCCAACATCCACGATGTGTACGCCAATGGAGGCACGTTGAACGATCTGTGGGAAGCCCCCTTCTTCCAGGCCATCCGCCAATGGCAATACGACTACGGCTACGGTCGAGAGGAGCCGCTGAGGGAGGGGAACTGGCTTCGCACCTGCCCTATTCGCGATCACTACCGGATGTATCGGGAACTCATTGAGCGCTATGGCCCCGAGCCGGAGGACGAGGCGGCGCAAGAGGCTCTGGAGGATGAGGAGTATTATAAGGGGTTAGTCGCCTACGGGGTAGATTTCGGCGAGTTCAGTCAGGAGATCTGGGAAAAGGAGTATCTTGGGCAAGGGTAG
- a CDS encoding YtxH domain-containing protein: protein MLEGVDLRSGLMMVLAVTSAAGLGWLIGLVMGAGAILLLAPTSGREVQATLQRLFKQQEEKQ, encoded by the coding sequence ATGCTAGAGGGAGTGGATCTGCGATCCGGGCTGATGATGGTTCTGGCGGTGACCTCGGCTGCAGGGCTCGGTTGGCTCATAGGTCTAGTTATGGGCGCCGGGGCAATTCTGCTGCTGGCTCCTACATCGGGACGCGAGGTTCAAGCAACGCTGCAGAGGCTGTTCAAACAGCAAGAGGAGAAGCAGTAG
- a CDS encoding DegV family protein gives MLEKVRTKAKAKRRMLEIVRETAEHASAIHAAVAHAAAPDEAMELATELDTRLNCVELHIAPISPVVGVHTGPGTVSVAFYCED, from the coding sequence TTGCTGGAAAAGGTACGTACAAAGGCCAAAGCGAAGAGGCGGATGCTCGAGATAGTCAGGGAGACGGCGGAGCACGCGTCTGCAATTCATGCCGCGGTGGCTCATGCTGCAGCGCCTGACGAGGCCATGGAACTGGCGACTGAACTCGATACACGTCTTAACTGCGTTGAACTGCACATCGCACCAATCAGCCCTGTTGTGGGGGTACACACTGGCCCTGGGACTGTAAGCGTTGCGTTCTATTGTGAAGACTAA
- a CDS encoding DegV family protein has translation MTKVAVVTDSTACLPSETADKYGVHVIPTKVNFGKRTFYDGVDLTTENFYQMLEESDRLPTTSQPSAGEFLNFYRSLSEQAFDGILSIHVSAALSGTLNSAHDARAMLSTIPVHIVDSRSVSMGLGLMALAAARAAASGNDLDELAKLVEALVPKMKVIFVVETLEYLHKGGRVGGWQRYWASHSGSARSCISGTGALNCWKRYVQRPKRRGGCSR, from the coding sequence ATGACTAAAGTGGCGGTCGTTACAGACAGTACTGCTTGTTTGCCGTCAGAGACGGCAGACAAATACGGTGTGCACGTCATTCCTACCAAGGTGAACTTTGGAAAGCGGACGTTTTACGATGGCGTGGATTTGACAACAGAAAACTTTTACCAGATGTTGGAGGAGTCAGATAGGCTGCCTACTACCTCACAGCCGTCGGCGGGCGAGTTTCTGAATTTCTACCGCAGTCTGAGCGAGCAGGCATTTGATGGCATTCTCTCCATTCACGTCTCCGCTGCTCTGAGCGGCACTCTCAACTCGGCTCATGACGCAAGAGCGATGCTCTCGACTATTCCTGTTCACATCGTTGACTCACGTTCAGTATCCATGGGGCTTGGGCTCATGGCATTGGCCGCGGCGCGGGCTGCGGCATCGGGAAACGACCTGGATGAACTGGCCAAACTGGTGGAAGCACTGGTCCCCAAAATGAAGGTGATCTTTGTGGTCGAGACCTTGGAGTATCTGCACAAGGGTGGCCGGGTTGGGGGCTGGCAGCGCTATTGGGCCTCGCACTCAGGATCAGCCCGATCCTGCATCTCAGGGACGGGCGCGTTGAATTGCTGGAAAAGGTACGTACAAAGGCCAAAGCGAAGAGGCGGATGCTCGAGATAG
- a CDS encoding transglutaminase domain-containing protein → MSHRLHLEEGWSSFAILVLMLLTVAWSVQAAGWTEGLHILSLIVIPACVVGLLMAKARFLPRLVAHGLGHLVGAGWVIVMLSTQLPSGLTWLEKVLHLYERLDYWANIVRAGGSSTDAFIFVILVAGLAWVLAYWAAWFLFRSHWVWGAILPAGLALLLNIYYAPPRLMAFFLLYCLCALLLVVRANVYQRQREWHRKGVKYSSDLDLIFLRDGAIISIVAILLAWTLPVAAASPGSWDPFARFQEPWETVRTQWSRLFAALRYQGETTTISFGRTMTLGGGANLSSTPIMSVQSPYPRYWRATTYDRYTSTGWENTDAGAVEVVADEPLPVSLPYEMTFPMTQTVKVLVPGQSVVFAAATPIRVSLPVRAIMNTPPIRVEFSAAPIATRFPITFSAEEQAMDASLLYARRVIRPGDTYTVVSMVSAATESQLRAAGTDYPQWVRERYLDLPPRLPARVRALALEIAAGYETPYDQARAIEAYLRKIKYSRSIPPPPAGRDAVDWFLFDAKQGYCDYYASAMVVLCRAAGIPARLAQGYATGDYRGEMRAFLVVEEDSHSWPEVYFPGYGWIEFEPTSAQPLLLRPTESEAEVVVRPVPVPGSRTEAEEKYGDVDVPSDVEDVEVSAVKSALPRWVWPVATLGTGMFVALMGLWLYWNWSLRELRPVERVYEEMSRLATLMGIGPAAYQTPYEYGAALASTLDVHRSDVERIVELYVRHRFSPQGLGEGEEDEARLCWSRLRPALLRQIARRVRLLRRQRHTWWGETPRQTTGVLG, encoded by the coding sequence ATGAGCCATAGGCTGCATCTGGAAGAAGGCTGGTCGTCGTTCGCCATCCTTGTGTTGATGTTATTGACGGTGGCTTGGTCTGTGCAGGCGGCGGGCTGGACCGAGGGCTTGCACATCTTGAGTCTCATCGTGATCCCCGCCTGCGTCGTCGGGCTGCTCATGGCGAAGGCTCGTTTTCTGCCCCGTCTGGTCGCCCACGGGCTGGGGCATCTGGTTGGCGCAGGCTGGGTGATTGTGATGTTGAGCACGCAATTGCCCTCTGGCCTCACCTGGCTGGAGAAGGTACTGCACCTCTACGAACGGCTGGACTATTGGGCAAACATTGTTCGGGCCGGCGGGAGCAGCACCGATGCGTTCATCTTCGTCATCTTGGTGGCGGGGCTGGCCTGGGTGCTCGCCTATTGGGCAGCGTGGTTCCTCTTCCGCAGCCACTGGGTGTGGGGTGCTATCCTGCCTGCTGGGCTGGCTCTATTGCTCAACATCTATTATGCCCCGCCCCGGCTGATGGCCTTCTTTCTTCTCTACTGCCTGTGTGCGCTCTTGCTTGTCGTGCGCGCCAATGTGTACCAACGCCAGCGCGAATGGCATCGAAAAGGCGTCAAATACAGTTCCGATCTGGACCTCATCTTTCTGCGCGACGGGGCGATCATCTCCATCGTGGCCATACTCTTGGCCTGGACGTTGCCGGTGGCCGCGGCCAGCCCCGGGTCTTGGGACCCGTTCGCCCGTTTCCAAGAGCCTTGGGAGACGGTCAGGACGCAGTGGAGCCGGCTCTTCGCCGCGCTGCGCTATCAGGGAGAAACCACCACTATCTCCTTCGGCCGCACGATGACCTTGGGCGGAGGGGCGAACCTCAGTTCCACGCCCATCATGAGTGTGCAGTCGCCCTACCCCCGCTACTGGCGCGCTACCACCTACGATCGCTACACTTCCACTGGCTGGGAGAACACGGATGCCGGTGCTGTGGAAGTGGTTGCCGACGAGCCCTTGCCAGTGTCGCTGCCCTACGAGATGACGTTTCCCATGACCCAGACGGTGAAAGTCCTCGTGCCAGGCCAATCGGTCGTTTTCGCAGCAGCGACGCCCATCCGCGTGAGCCTGCCTGTCCGCGCCATCATGAACACGCCACCCATCCGAGTAGAGTTCTCAGCGGCACCTATCGCGACGAGATTCCCGATCACGTTTTCCGCAGAAGAGCAGGCGATGGATGCTTCGCTTCTCTACGCTCGCCGGGTGATTCGCCCGGGCGATACCTACACCGTCGTCTCCATGGTCTCCGCCGCGACCGAGTCGCAACTCCGTGCCGCGGGGACAGATTACCCTCAATGGGTGCGGGAGCGCTATCTGGACCTCCCACCAAGGCTGCCCGCACGAGTGCGTGCCCTGGCCCTCGAGATCGCTGCTGGCTACGAGACGCCCTACGACCAGGCACGGGCCATCGAAGCCTATCTGCGGAAGATCAAGTACAGTAGATCCATCCCTCCGCCCCCGGCTGGCCGTGACGCCGTGGACTGGTTCCTCTTCGACGCCAAGCAAGGCTATTGTGATTATTATGCCTCGGCAATGGTGGTTTTGTGCCGGGCAGCGGGCATTCCGGCCCGTCTGGCGCAGGGTTATGCCACGGGCGATTACCGCGGCGAGATGAGGGCTTTCCTCGTGGTGGAGGAGGATTCCCACTCCTGGCCAGAGGTGTATTTCCCGGGCTATGGCTGGATCGAGTTTGAGCCCACTTCGGCGCAACCGCTCCTCCTGCGCCCCACCGAGAGCGAGGCAGAGGTCGTCGTTCGTCCGGTGCCGGTGCCTGGTTCGCGCACCGAGGCGGAGGAGAAGTACGGGGATGTGGACGTCCCTTCGGACGTGGAAGATGTAGAAGTGTCGGCAGTGAAATCGGCTCTGCCCAGGTGGGTCTGGCCGGTGGCGACATTGGGCACGGGGATGTTCGTGGCTTTGATGGGATTGTGGCTGTATTGGAATTGGTCACTGCGGGAACTGCGGCCCGTCGAGCGGGTTTACGAGGAGATGAGCCGATTGGCCACGCTGATGGGCATCGGTCCGGCCGCATATCAGACGCCCTACGAGTACGGTGCAGCGCTGGCTAGCACACTCGATGTTCACCGCAGCGATGTGGAACGCATCGTAGAACTATACGTGCGCCATCGCTTCAGTCCCCAGGGCCTGGGCGAGGGCGAGGAAGACGAAGCGCGCCTCTGCTGGAGTCGGCTACGGCCCGCTCTCTTGCGTCAGATTGCCCGGCGAGTACGGCTCCTACGACGGCAGCGCCACACATGGTGGGGCGAGACGCCGCGACAAACGACGGGTGTGTTGGGGTAA
- a CDS encoding ribulose 1,5-bisphosphate carboxylase: MLDIESLPIALPDGVDYEEYVIGTYLVSFPKAIPVPQLAPALAIEQSTGTWVPVPGETSEVRRKHVAKVIGVYEVPDYEWMVPPEVGERRYIIQVAFPEINFGEQIPMLLTTVVGNISMAGKLKVLDIRFPKKYVAGFQGPKFGIPGIRKLLGVQGRPLLNNMIKPCTGYPPEVGVELFRAAALGGCDIIKDDELLANASFCQIEARVKLYMEAERQVYEETGEHTLYTVNVTDEVPKVFENARRAVELGCNAIMVNYLVTGFPVLRALAEDPDINVPILAHMDLAGALYAAEWHGISSHLVLGKLPRLAGADIVVFPAPYGKAPVLPEKFQRVAQNLTFPLYQLKPTFPMPSGGITPKMVPQVMRDLGPDIVIGSGGGIHAHPQGPVAGAKAFRQAIQATMEGRSLEDAAKEYSELRVALETWVDPFGKGLGM; encoded by the coding sequence ATGCTAGACATCGAATCCCTGCCCATCGCCTTGCCCGATGGGGTGGACTATGAGGAATATGTGATCGGCACCTACTTGGTCTCTTTCCCCAAGGCTATCCCGGTGCCTCAACTTGCGCCGGCACTGGCCATCGAGCAATCCACCGGCACCTGGGTGCCCGTGCCGGGGGAGACGTCCGAGGTCCGACGCAAGCATGTAGCCAAAGTCATCGGCGTCTACGAGGTGCCGGACTACGAGTGGATGGTCCCACCTGAGGTGGGCGAGCGACGCTACATCATCCAGGTCGCCTTCCCGGAGATTAACTTCGGTGAACAAATCCCGATGCTCTTAACCACCGTGGTCGGCAACATCTCGATGGCGGGGAAACTCAAGGTGTTGGACATCCGCTTCCCGAAAAAGTACGTGGCGGGTTTCCAGGGGCCCAAGTTCGGCATCCCGGGGATACGAAAACTCCTTGGGGTGCAAGGCCGGCCACTGCTCAACAACATGATCAAGCCCTGCACCGGCTATCCGCCTGAAGTGGGGGTGGAACTCTTCCGCGCCGCCGCCCTGGGCGGGTGTGACATCATCAAGGACGACGAACTGCTGGCCAACGCCTCCTTCTGCCAGATCGAGGCGCGGGTGAAACTCTATATGGAGGCGGAGCGGCAGGTGTACGAGGAGACCGGCGAGCATACCCTTTACACAGTCAACGTAACCGACGAGGTGCCGAAGGTGTTCGAGAACGCTCGTCGGGCGGTGGAACTGGGCTGCAACGCCATCATGGTGAACTATCTGGTAACCGGCTTCCCGGTGTTGCGGGCACTGGCGGAGGACCCTGACATCAACGTGCCCATCCTGGCGCATATGGACCTGGCGGGGGCGCTCTACGCTGCGGAATGGCACGGTATCAGTTCGCACCTGGTGCTGGGCAAACTGCCACGCCTGGCTGGCGCTGACATCGTGGTTTTCCCAGCGCCCTATGGCAAAGCGCCGGTCCTGCCGGAGAAATTCCAGCGGGTAGCCCAGAACCTCACTTTCCCCCTGTACCAACTCAAGCCGACGTTCCCGATGCCCTCTGGTGGCATCACTCCCAAGATGGTGCCCCAGGTGATGCGCGACCTCGGGCCCGACATCGTCATCGGCTCTGGTGGCGGCATTCATGCTCACCCGCAAGGACCAGTGGCCGGGGCGAAGGCATTCCGGCAGGCCATCCAGGCCACGATGGAGGGCCGCTCCCTGGAGGATGCGGCGAAGGAGTATTCCGAACTGAGGGTGGCCCTGGAGACCTGGGTGGATCCCTTCGGCAAAGGGCTCGGGATGTAA
- a CDS encoding transposase — protein sequence MGKLEYQLFYRRHLPHIQQPGATLFVTFRLADSIPAQVWQQLLEEARQSDAILNRITDPQERRRRAYLAQRRLFGKWDKALDRAQNGPFWLRDHRIAALISESLHYRDGRVYDLDAFCVMPNHVHFVCTPLQKEDGTYHAMPAIMHSLKRYTARQANQFLGCEGPFWQHENYDHIVRDDAEWRRIIAYVLNNPVNAGLVQRAEEWEWSYCKYLL from the coding sequence TTGGGCAAACTGGAATACCAACTGTTCTACCGACGGCATCTACCGCACATCCAGCAGCCTGGTGCCACCTTGTTCGTCACTTTTCGCCTGGCCGATTCTATCCCTGCTCAGGTATGGCAGCAACTGCTCGAAGAAGCCCGGCAGAGTGATGCAATCCTCAATCGCATTACCGACCCCCAAGAACGAAGGCGAAGGGCCTACCTAGCCCAGCGTCGTCTTTTCGGCAAATGGGACAAAGCGTTGGATAGGGCCCAAAATGGTCCTTTCTGGCTACGAGACCATCGCATCGCCGCTCTAATATCGGAAAGTTTGCACTACCGTGATGGTAGAGTGTATGATTTAGACGCTTTCTGTGTGATGCCGAATCATGTCCATTTCGTCTGCACACCGCTGCAGAAAGAAGATGGCACCTATCACGCCATGCCTGCTATTATGCATTCCCTTAAACGCTACACTGCACGTCAAGCCAACCAATTCTTAGGATGCGAGGGACCCTTTTGGCAGCACGAAAACTACGACCATATTGTGCGTGACGACGCAGAATGGCGTCGCATCATCGCCTATGTGCTGAACAACCCGGTGAACGCGGGGCTGGTCCAGCGTGCAGAGGAATGGGAATGGAGCTACTGTAAATACTTACTGTAG
- a CDS encoding aspartate aminotransferase family protein — translation MGPFQPQVLSPEEIRALLTEISDQEIEQARAQSLVPLKREILYEGVPASAVVRDTSGKEYIDCTSQAWTLSVGYCHPDVLAAVVEQMRHLTHVRYGYPTIPRIKLINRLPQLFPGDLKKVVLNNQGGGTSIEAAIKLALVNRPGASTFLVPHRGYHGSTLVTLAASHYMPGLARFPGWGLDHFVKFPYPYCYRCPVQREPRTCSLACLELVEQAIRYGANTPVAGLIIEPMQGAGGQVPTPPGYLAGLKQICHRHNVLLIYDEAQTAFGRVGAMSASEYYGVAPDILVLTKGLGGGFPIGAVLAREDLKGFTLVEEHSTFGANPIAFAAALANIEVILRLDLPARARRLGERATARLRQMQEDIPLIGDVRGPGLFIGVELVEDQETKVPATERAAALVEMAMQQGVIFDLDLPDLVNGLPTRRNVVKIKPPLVITEEQLDRALDVLEGTLKQVAQFPPEMLQMIRQQMIREAIPS, via the coding sequence ATGGGACCTTTCCAACCCCAGGTGCTCTCCCCTGAGGAGATCCGTGCTCTGCTCACGGAGATCTCCGACCAGGAGATTGAGCAGGCCCGAGCCCAGTCGCTCGTTCCCCTCAAGCGCGAGATCCTCTACGAGGGCGTTCCGGCCAGCGCCGTCGTGCGCGACACCTCGGGCAAGGAGTACATTGATTGCACCTCCCAGGCCTGGACCCTCAGTGTGGGCTACTGCCACCCAGACGTCCTGGCCGCCGTCGTGGAACAGATGCGCCACCTGACTCACGTCCGTTACGGCTACCCCACCATCCCGCGCATCAAACTCATCAACCGCCTGCCCCAACTCTTCCCCGGGGACCTGAAGAAGGTGGTGCTAAACAACCAAGGGGGCGGCACTTCCATTGAGGCAGCGATCAAACTGGCGTTGGTCAACCGACCTGGCGCGTCCACCTTCCTGGTGCCACACCGGGGCTATCATGGCTCCACGCTGGTTACTTTGGCGGCCAGCCATTATATGCCGGGCTTGGCCCGTTTTCCTGGCTGGGGCCTGGACCATTTCGTCAAATTCCCGTATCCCTACTGCTACCGCTGTCCCGTCCAGCGCGAACCCCGCACTTGTAGCCTGGCCTGTCTGGAATTGGTGGAGCAGGCCATTCGCTATGGGGCGAACACCCCCGTGGCCGGTCTCATCATCGAGCCGATGCAGGGGGCGGGAGGGCAGGTTCCCACTCCGCCCGGCTATCTGGCCGGACTCAAGCAGATCTGCCATCGCCACAACGTTCTCCTGATCTACGACGAGGCCCAGACCGCCTTCGGCCGCGTCGGGGCGATGAGCGCCTCTGAGTACTACGGTGTGGCCCCCGATATCCTGGTTCTGACCAAAGGTTTAGGTGGAGGCTTCCCCATCGGTGCGGTCCTGGCCCGCGAAGACTTGAAGGGCTTCACCCTGGTGGAGGAGCACAGCACCTTCGGGGCCAACCCCATCGCCTTCGCCGCCGCGTTAGCCAACATCGAGGTCATCCTCCGATTGGACCTGCCGGCGCGGGCGCGACGTTTAGGCGAGCGGGCTACCGCCCGCCTGCGGCAGATGCAGGAAGACATCCCCCTCATCGGCGACGTGCGTGGACCGGGGCTGTTCATCGGTGTGGAACTGGTGGAGGACCAGGAGACCAAAGTGCCGGCCACAGAGCGGGCTGCCGCGCTGGTGGAAATGGCGATGCAGCAAGGGGTCATCTTCGACTTGGACTTGCCCGATTTGGTGAACGGCCTTCCCACTCGCCGCAACGTGGTCAAAATCAAGCCGCCGTTGGTCATCACCGAGGAGCAACTGGATCGGGCATTGGACGTCCTCGAGGGGACGCTGAAGCAGGTGGCCCAGTTCCCACCCGAAATGCTGCAGATGATCCGCCAGCAGATGATCAGGGAAGCCATACCCAGTTAG